One Brassica napus cultivar Da-Ae chromosome C4, Da-Ae, whole genome shotgun sequence genomic region harbors:
- the LOC106396594 gene encoding phosphatidate phosphatase PAH2 isoform X2: protein MNAVGRIGSYIYRGVGTVSGPFHPFGGAIDIIVVEQPDGTFKSSPWYVRFGKFQGVLKNRRNLIKIEVNGVDSGFTMYLAHTGQAYFLREIEDVIGEAESGEVYTLSSGDEAETSRRKSSSDGVDKKIKIPLKSKSCNYDSASPRVVGGNGKIVGKPGILGFVFGGRSVKVDDDDGVTSMERAEIAADLLDVKWSTNIDTRKCVKGKASKSSLVDSDSILETPLVASPTLQYLDEKEQDFRESNNAEEDYSLLLVDNGSCSCSTTVFSVTSQGSGKVDICVEPTGPPLAQDSVTGCDLNSKQEMLGVPESVEGLAYQAHTRTSQEGSSAGSLVQDENKMSLDDDFEMTTQSTNGARVQQPEVEEEQFSFSDLGHCKSAETSSEESSFLHTVKVEGKEICDDNEIIPENGVEDAKVLSEPIDIERKMDISGEEMERLAESLPIMRLHNNNDIDAGPCQPMSQSFDPSSNTLKPSSSGLDAEGSPSLKAFKHVLTNPDVVELSLCKHLLREGMGAEAASQAFNSEKLDMEKFASLGPSVLENDMLIVKIGGCYFPWDAAAPIILGAVSFGTAQVFEPKGMIAVDRNEKPDAVLAPSGGSWNLWPFSQRRSRNDSCEASAEFEEKQEKSPPRPVKKTVRALTPTSEQLASLNLKEGMNTVTFTFSTNIVDARIYLWKWDARIVVSDVDGTITRSDVLGQFMPLVGIDWSQTGVTHLFSAVKENGYQLMFLSARAISQASVTRQFLVNLKQDGKALPDGPVVISPDGLFPSLFREVIRRAPHEFKISCLEEIRALFPPEHNPFYAGFGNRDTDEISYLKVGIPRGKIFTINPKGEVAVNRRVDTRSYTNLHALVNGMFPATTTSSEPEDFNTWNFWKLPPPPFM, encoded by the exons atgaacgcAGTGGGTAGGATCGGGAGCTACATCTACCGAGGCGTAGGCACGGTGTCTGGTCCGTTTCACCCATTCGGTGGCGCCATCGACATTATCGTGGTGGAGCAACCGGACGGCACATTCAAATCGTCACCTTGGTACGTCAGATTCGGCAAGTTTCAAGGGGTTTTGAAGAACAGGCGGAACCTGATCAAGATCGAGGTCAATGGTGTTGATTCAGGGTTCACTATGTATCTGGCTCACACAGGGCAAGCTTACTTCCTGAGAGAAATTGAAGATGTGATCGGAGAAGCCGAGAGTGGCGAAGTGTACACTTTGTCTTCCGGCGATGAAGCCGAGACTAGTAGGAGAAAGAGTAGTAGTGATGGTGTTGATAAGAAGATTAAGATACCGTTGAAGTCTAAGAGCTGTAACTATGATTCCGCTAGTCCTCGTGTTGTTGGTGGTAATGGGAAGATTGTTGGGAAGCCTGGGATTCTAGGGTTTGTGTTTGGTGGTAGATCGGTTAaggtagatgatgatgatggtgtcACCTCCATGGAGCGAGCTGAGATTGCTGCTGATCTGTTGGATGTTAAGTGGTCCACAAATATCGATACGCGCAAGTGCGTTAAAGGCAAAGCTTCCAAGTCTAGCTTAGTAGATAGCGATTCGATATTGGAAACTCCGCTTGTTGCCTCTCCTACATTGCAGTATCTCGATGAGAAAGAGCAGGATTTTCGTGAAAGCAACAATGCGGAAGAAGATTATTCACTTCTTCTTGTTGATAATGGTTCGTGTTCGTGTTCGACTACTGTGTTCTCTGTTACTAGTCAAGGGAGTGGGAAAGTAGATATCTGTGTCGAACCAACCGGGCCGCCACTTGCGCAG GATTCTGTTACAGGGTGCGATTTGAATTCGAAGCAAGAAATGTTAGGTGTTCCTGAATCTGTGGAGGGTTTAGCATACCAAGCGCATACACGCACTTCTCAAGAAGGGAGCAGCGCTGGCTCTCTAGTTCaagatgaaaacaaaatgtCCTTGGACGATGATTTTGAAATGACGACTCAGTCAACAAATGGAGCAAGAGTTCAGCAGCCGGAGGTTGAAGAGGAACAGTTTTCCTTCAGCGATCTTGGCCATTGCAAATCTGCTGAGACTAGTTCTGAAGAGTCAAGTTTTCTTCATACAGTAAAAGTTGAGGGGAAAGAGATTTGTGATGATAATGAAATTATTCCTGAAAACGGCGTGGAGGACGCAAAGGTCTTGTCAGAGCCCATTGACATAGAGAGAAAAATGGATATCTCTGGAGAAGAGATGGAGCGGTTGGCAGAATCATTACCGATTATGCGGCTTCACAACAACAATGATATCGATGCCGGTCCTTGTCAGCCCATGAGCCAGTCATTTGATCCAAGTTCCAATACTTTGAAGCCGAGCTCGAGCGGTTTAGATGCTGAGGGTAGCCCAAGCTTAAAGGCATTCAAACATGTTCTCACTAATCCTGATGTGG TCGAGCTCTCTCTCTGCAAGCATTTATTACGCGAAGGAATGGGAGCAGAAGCGGCTTCTCAGGCCTTCAATTCAGAAAAATTAGATATGGAAAAATTTGCTTCTTTGGGACCATCAGTCTTGGAGAATGATATGCTTATAGTGAAGATTGGTGGATGCTATTTTCCATGGGATGCAGCAGCTCCTATTATCTTAGGAGCGGTTTCATTCGGGACTGCCCAAGTATTTGAGCCAAAAGGCATGATAGCTGTTGACCGAAATGAGAAACCTGATGCTGTATTAGCTCCGAGCGGTGGAAGCTGGAACCTTTGGCCTTTCTCTCAACGGCGATCAAGGAATGATAGCTGCGAAGCTTCTGCTGAATTTGAGGAGAAACAAGAGAAGTCGCCGCCAAGACCAGTGAAGAAGACAGTCAGGGCACTAACTCCAACTTCTGAGCAATTGGCTTCGCTGAATCTGAAAGAAGGAATGAATACAGTGACTTTCACGTTCTCCACCAATATT GTAGACGCGAGGATCTACTTATGGAAATGGGATGCTCGGATAGTTGTTTCAGATGTAGATGGTACCATCACAAG ATCGGATGTCTTAGGCCAGTTCATGCCTTTGGTTGGAATAGATTGGTCACAAACCGGTGTTACACATTTATTTTCGGCTGTTAAG GAAAACGGATATCAGCTGATGTTTTTAAGTGCACGCGCGATTTCTCAGGCCTCAGTCACAAGACAGTTTCTAGTTAATCTCAAGCAG GACGGGAAAGCATTGCCGGATGGGCCTGTTGTTATTTCTCCCGATGGCCTCTTTCCTTCGCTGTTTCGGGAAG TTATTAGAAGAGCACCTCATGAATTCAAGATTTCTTGCTTGGAG GAAATACGAGCTTTGTTTCCTCCCGAACACAACCCGTTCTATGCTGGTTTTGGAAACAGAGACACGGATGAGATAAGCTACCTTAAAGTCGGGATCCCCCGGGGAAAGATCTTCACTATTAACCCAAAG GGAGAAGTAGCTGTGAATCGTAGGGTGGATACAAGGTCATACACAAATCTTCATGCTCTTGTCAATGGAATGTTCCCAGCTACAACAACCTCTTCTGAACCG GAGGACTTTAACACATGGAATTTCTGGAAACTGCCTCCTCCACCGTTTATgtga
- the LOC106396594 gene encoding phosphatidate phosphatase PAH2 isoform X1 yields MNAVGRIGSYIYRGVGTVSGPFHPFGGAIDIIVVEQPDGTFKSSPWYVRFGKFQGVLKNRRNLIKIEVNGVDSGFTMYLAHTGQAYFLREIEDVIGEAESGEVYTLSSGDEAETSRRKSSSDGVDKKIKIPLKSKSCNYDSASPRVVGGNGKIVGKPGILGFVFGGRSVKVDDDDGVTSMERAEIAADLLDVKWSTNIDTRKCVKGKASKSSLVDSDSILETPLVASPTLQYLDEKEQDFRESNNAEEDYSLLLVDNGSCSCSTTVFSVTSQGSGKVDICVEPTGPPLAQDSVTGCDLNSKQEMLGVPESVEGLAYQAHTRTSQEGSSAGSLVQDENKMSLDDDFEMTTQSTNGARVQQPEVEEEQFSFSDLGHCKSAETSSEESSFLHTVKVEGKEICDDNEIIPENGVEDAKVLSEPIDIERKMDISGEEMERLAESLPIMRLHNNNDIDAGPCQPMSQSFDPSSNTLKPSSSGLDAEGSPSLKAFKHVLTNPDVVELSLCKHLLREGMGAEAASQAFNSEKLDMEKFASLGPSVLENDMLIVKIGGCYFPWDAAAPIILGAVSFGTAQVFEPKGMIAVDRNEKPDAVLAPSGGSWNLWPFSQRRSRNDSCEASAEFEEKQEKSPPRPVKKTVRALTPTSEQLASLNLKEGMNTVTFTFSTNIVGTQQVDARIYLWKWDARIVVSDVDGTITRSDVLGQFMPLVGIDWSQTGVTHLFSAVKENGYQLMFLSARAISQASVTRQFLVNLKQDGKALPDGPVVISPDGLFPSLFREVIRRAPHEFKISCLEEIRALFPPEHNPFYAGFGNRDTDEISYLKVGIPRGKIFTINPKGEVAVNRRVDTRSYTNLHALVNGMFPATTTSSEPEDFNTWNFWKLPPPPFM; encoded by the exons atgaacgcAGTGGGTAGGATCGGGAGCTACATCTACCGAGGCGTAGGCACGGTGTCTGGTCCGTTTCACCCATTCGGTGGCGCCATCGACATTATCGTGGTGGAGCAACCGGACGGCACATTCAAATCGTCACCTTGGTACGTCAGATTCGGCAAGTTTCAAGGGGTTTTGAAGAACAGGCGGAACCTGATCAAGATCGAGGTCAATGGTGTTGATTCAGGGTTCACTATGTATCTGGCTCACACAGGGCAAGCTTACTTCCTGAGAGAAATTGAAGATGTGATCGGAGAAGCCGAGAGTGGCGAAGTGTACACTTTGTCTTCCGGCGATGAAGCCGAGACTAGTAGGAGAAAGAGTAGTAGTGATGGTGTTGATAAGAAGATTAAGATACCGTTGAAGTCTAAGAGCTGTAACTATGATTCCGCTAGTCCTCGTGTTGTTGGTGGTAATGGGAAGATTGTTGGGAAGCCTGGGATTCTAGGGTTTGTGTTTGGTGGTAGATCGGTTAaggtagatgatgatgatggtgtcACCTCCATGGAGCGAGCTGAGATTGCTGCTGATCTGTTGGATGTTAAGTGGTCCACAAATATCGATACGCGCAAGTGCGTTAAAGGCAAAGCTTCCAAGTCTAGCTTAGTAGATAGCGATTCGATATTGGAAACTCCGCTTGTTGCCTCTCCTACATTGCAGTATCTCGATGAGAAAGAGCAGGATTTTCGTGAAAGCAACAATGCGGAAGAAGATTATTCACTTCTTCTTGTTGATAATGGTTCGTGTTCGTGTTCGACTACTGTGTTCTCTGTTACTAGTCAAGGGAGTGGGAAAGTAGATATCTGTGTCGAACCAACCGGGCCGCCACTTGCGCAG GATTCTGTTACAGGGTGCGATTTGAATTCGAAGCAAGAAATGTTAGGTGTTCCTGAATCTGTGGAGGGTTTAGCATACCAAGCGCATACACGCACTTCTCAAGAAGGGAGCAGCGCTGGCTCTCTAGTTCaagatgaaaacaaaatgtCCTTGGACGATGATTTTGAAATGACGACTCAGTCAACAAATGGAGCAAGAGTTCAGCAGCCGGAGGTTGAAGAGGAACAGTTTTCCTTCAGCGATCTTGGCCATTGCAAATCTGCTGAGACTAGTTCTGAAGAGTCAAGTTTTCTTCATACAGTAAAAGTTGAGGGGAAAGAGATTTGTGATGATAATGAAATTATTCCTGAAAACGGCGTGGAGGACGCAAAGGTCTTGTCAGAGCCCATTGACATAGAGAGAAAAATGGATATCTCTGGAGAAGAGATGGAGCGGTTGGCAGAATCATTACCGATTATGCGGCTTCACAACAACAATGATATCGATGCCGGTCCTTGTCAGCCCATGAGCCAGTCATTTGATCCAAGTTCCAATACTTTGAAGCCGAGCTCGAGCGGTTTAGATGCTGAGGGTAGCCCAAGCTTAAAGGCATTCAAACATGTTCTCACTAATCCTGATGTGG TCGAGCTCTCTCTCTGCAAGCATTTATTACGCGAAGGAATGGGAGCAGAAGCGGCTTCTCAGGCCTTCAATTCAGAAAAATTAGATATGGAAAAATTTGCTTCTTTGGGACCATCAGTCTTGGAGAATGATATGCTTATAGTGAAGATTGGTGGATGCTATTTTCCATGGGATGCAGCAGCTCCTATTATCTTAGGAGCGGTTTCATTCGGGACTGCCCAAGTATTTGAGCCAAAAGGCATGATAGCTGTTGACCGAAATGAGAAACCTGATGCTGTATTAGCTCCGAGCGGTGGAAGCTGGAACCTTTGGCCTTTCTCTCAACGGCGATCAAGGAATGATAGCTGCGAAGCTTCTGCTGAATTTGAGGAGAAACAAGAGAAGTCGCCGCCAAGACCAGTGAAGAAGACAGTCAGGGCACTAACTCCAACTTCTGAGCAATTGGCTTCGCTGAATCTGAAAGAAGGAATGAATACAGTGACTTTCACGTTCTCCACCAATATTGTGGGTACACAACAG GTAGACGCGAGGATCTACTTATGGAAATGGGATGCTCGGATAGTTGTTTCAGATGTAGATGGTACCATCACAAG ATCGGATGTCTTAGGCCAGTTCATGCCTTTGGTTGGAATAGATTGGTCACAAACCGGTGTTACACATTTATTTTCGGCTGTTAAG GAAAACGGATATCAGCTGATGTTTTTAAGTGCACGCGCGATTTCTCAGGCCTCAGTCACAAGACAGTTTCTAGTTAATCTCAAGCAG GACGGGAAAGCATTGCCGGATGGGCCTGTTGTTATTTCTCCCGATGGCCTCTTTCCTTCGCTGTTTCGGGAAG TTATTAGAAGAGCACCTCATGAATTCAAGATTTCTTGCTTGGAG GAAATACGAGCTTTGTTTCCTCCCGAACACAACCCGTTCTATGCTGGTTTTGGAAACAGAGACACGGATGAGATAAGCTACCTTAAAGTCGGGATCCCCCGGGGAAAGATCTTCACTATTAACCCAAAG GGAGAAGTAGCTGTGAATCGTAGGGTGGATACAAGGTCATACACAAATCTTCATGCTCTTGTCAATGGAATGTTCCCAGCTACAACAACCTCTTCTGAACCG GAGGACTTTAACACATGGAATTTCTGGAAACTGCCTCCTCCACCGTTTATgtga